Proteins encoded in a region of the Neodiprion lecontei isolate iyNeoLeco1 chromosome 5, iyNeoLeco1.1, whole genome shotgun sequence genome:
- the LOC107227499 gene encoding josephin-2, translating into MVKSVVFDMNGSIYHERQVKELCALHALNNLFQEHGFTKQELDQICYSLSPDVWINPHKSLLGLGNYDINVIMAALQRKGHEAVWFDKRRDPKCLCLDNIEGFILNVPTEYKLGFVLLPLKRRHWVALRKISGTFYNLDSKLETPQLIGKDNELIAYLKEQIDSKEKELFLVVSREVDSKQGWLIDPYLQSKIQNDTDQDSIQYIEDSLPSDIDLQDNATDKRDCQS; encoded by the exons ATGGTGAAAAGTGTAGTTTTTGACATGAATGGATCTATATATCATGAACGTCAG GTTAAAGAGCTCTGTGCTTTACACGCCTTGAACAATCTATTTCAAGAGCACGGATTTACGAAGCAAGAATTAGATCAAATATGTTATAGTCTGAGCCCCGACGTTTGGATAAATCCGCACAAATCTTTACTGGGACTTGGTAATTATGATATCAACGTTATCATGGCTGCTTTACAAAGAAAAGGTCATGAGGCTGTGTGGTTTGATAAACGCAG agaTCCAAAATGTCTTTGTCTCGATAACATTGAAGGCTTTATATTAAACGTACCCACCGAGTATAAGCTAGGATTTGTTTTGCTACCACTAAAAAGACGGCACTGGGTCGCCTTGCGTAAAATAAGCGGCACTTTTTACAATCTTGATTCCAAACTTGAGACGCCACAACTCATCGGAAAG GATAATGAATTGATAGCATACTTAAAGGAGCAGATCGATAGCAAGGAAAAGGAATTGTTTCTTGTCGTGTCTAgagaagtggacagcaagcaAGGGTGGCTTATAGACCCATATCTTCAATCAAAGATACAAAATGATACCGATCAAGACTCAATTCAATACATCGAAGACAGTTTGCCTTCAGATATTGATTTGCAGGACAATGCAACTGATAAACGGGACTGCCAAAGTTGA
- the LOC107227478 gene encoding dynein axonemal light chain 4-like, which yields MSAGEVMKELLQPIIHTYPLCKTTDMPEEMKQEALELCTTAAEKYADNYEHAAKMIKESLDKKFSPPFQVVVGEAYGFSVTHQEKTLLYMYTGGNLAALIWRTVTGFS from the exons GAAAGAGCTTCTGCAACCTATCATACATACGTACCCGTTATGCAAG ACAACCGATATGCCAGAAGAAATGAAACAGGAGGCGTTAGAGTTGTGCACAACGGCGGCAGAAAAATATGCTGATAATTATGAACATGCTGCTAAAATGATCAAAGAAAgtcttgataaaaaatttagtcCTCCGTTTCAAGTTGTAGTTGGCGAGGCTTACGGTTTTTCTGTAACTCATCAAGAAAAAACTTTACTCTACATGTACACAGGTGGCAATCTTGCTGCTCTGATTTGGAGGACGGTCACTGGCTTTTCCTAA
- the LOC107227475 gene encoding dynein axonemal light chain 4, whose amino-acid sequence MTEVKKDDVVKILHTYPLCRKCDMSDEMKQEAMELCVTAAEKYADNYESASKMIKETMDKKFGASWHTVVGEGYGFEITYQLKHLLYMYCAGNLAICIWKSA is encoded by the exons ATGACGGAAGTCAAGAAGGACGATGTCGTCAAAATACTTCATACGTATCCCTTGTGTCGC AAATGTGACATGAGCGACGAGATGAAACAGGAAGCGATGGAGTTATGCGTAACGGCAGCCGAGAAGTACGCGGATAATTACGAGAGTGCTTCGAAAATGATTAAGGAAACGATGGACAAAAAATTTGGAGCATCCTGGCACACGGTAGTGGGTGAAGGATACGGATTCGAGATTACCTATCAGCTAAAACACCTTCTGTACATGTATTGCGCAGGAAATTTAGCTATTTGTATATGGAAATCCGCGTAG
- the LOC107227467 gene encoding probable cytosolic Fe-S cluster assembly factor CPIJ010948 yields the protein MASRFSGALQLTDLDDFITPSLECIKPIEIPKSKAKTGAKIKIQEDGAYVELNESGTSEKLQKVEITLADCLACSGCITSAESVLVTQQSQEELLRVLQENQNFRENGKQEEARFIVVSLSVQPVLSLAERYGLDPESATRKLAGHFRQLGADMILDMTAADDFSLLESAREFIERYKSSQDNVKGQIPMLASSCPGWVCYAEKTHGNFILPYISVTKSPQQVMGSLVKYHLTKYKGLPPERVYHISVMPCYDKKLEASREDFYNELKQTRDVDCVITSIELENMLISQGVSLNDVESGEIDRPFGAYNKEQSDKILWGHQGSGSGGYAHFIFQYAAYHLFQEANTTVEFKNLRNPDFKEAVLEKDGKILLRFAIANGFKNIQNLVQKLKRGKSPYHYVEVMACPSGCLNGGAQIRPQDGLQPRELAAKLETVYHSLPLSKPEENCVTLSLYTTWLEGEHSDKSAAFLHTQYHEIEKMNTALAIKW from the exons ATGGCATCACGATTTAGTGGTGCTCTGCAATTGACGGATTTAGACGATTTCATAACTCCGTCACTG GAGTGTATAAAACCAATTGAAATACCAAAGTCGAAGGCTAAGACAGGggctaaaataaaaatacaggAAGACGGAGCTTATGTAGAATTAAATGAG TCTGGTACTTCGGAAAAACTTCAGAAAGTCGAGATCACTTTAGCCGACTGCTTAGCTTGCAGCGGCTGTATAACATCGGCCGAAAGCGTTCTTGTTACTCAGCAGAGCCAAGAGGAACTTCTGAGGGTCTTACAGGAAAATCAGAACTTTCGAGAG AATGGAAAACAAGAAGAGGCGAGATTCATCGTAGTGAGTTTATCAGTACAGCCAGTTTTGTCGCTAGCCGAGCGCTATGGTTTGGATCCAGAAAGCGCTACCCGGAAATTAGCTGGTCATTTTCGTCAATTGGGAGCAGATATGATATTGGACATGACTGCAGCAGATGATTTTTCTCTGCTGGAATCAGCGAGAGAATTTATTGAAAGATATAAGTCTTCTCAGGATAATGTCAAAGGTCAAATACCGATGCTGGCTTCGTCTTGTCCAG GCTGGGTTTGTTACGCGGAAAAGACTCACGGAAATTTCATACTGCCCTATATAAGTGTGACAAAATCGCCACAACAAGTAATGGGTTCTTTGGTCAAATACCATTTGACCAAGTACAAAGGGCTACCTCCTGAGCGAGTATATCACATCAGCGTGATGCCCtgttatgataaaaaattggaagCCTCTCGAGAAGATTTTTACAATGAACTTAAGCAGACCAGAGACGTCGACTGCGTGATTACGTCAA ttgaatTGGAAAACATGTTGATTAGTCAGGGAGTGTCATTGAACGATGTTGAAAGTGGTGAAATAGACCGACCTTTTGGTGCATACAACAAAGAACAATCTGACAAAATACTTTGGGGACATCAAGGCTCGGGATCAGGTGGCTATGCTCATTTCATATTCCAGTACGCCGCTTATCATCTTTTCCAAGAAGCCAATACTActgttgaatttaaaaatctaagAAATCCAGATTTCAAGGAGGCAgttttggaaaaagatggaaaaattttactcaggTTCGCTATTGCCAATGGCTTTAAAAACATTCAAAACCTCGTTCAGAAACTTAAAAGAGGGAAGTCTCCGTATCACTATGTTGAAGTTATGGCCTGTCCTTCAG GCTGCCTCAACGGTGGAGCCCAAATACGACCTCAGGATGGTTTACAGCCACGTGAATTGGCCGCTAAACTTGAAACAGTTTATCACAGTCTTCCTTTAAGTAAACCAGAAGAAAATTGTGTTACATTAAGTTTGTACACTACGTGGCTTGAAGGCGAGCACTCCGACAAATCCGCTGCTTTCCTCCATACGCAGTATCATGAAATAGAGAAGATGAATACGGCACTTGCGATTAAGTGGTGA